One Veillonellales bacterium genomic window carries:
- a CDS encoding HD domain-containing phosphohydrolase — translation MVYNIHPINLIRALSLALELSTGGLSRHHWRTAMIANRIAEQIQLEPLQRQILVYAALLHDLGAASNWTEKRKIQGLEYSRELCRHAEAGYQLLKGSVQFGILAEPIRYHHECWDGSGAAELAGKKIPLLSRMINIADRVEILLRDGQPIFEQRPIILAAIRNYSGTYFDPELVRALHDFSQQESFWLDLTNPQYFQNFFRNMDAYGRIRLTIDDVVNIAEIFATIIDNTSRFTASHSRTVSIAAEYLARQKGYSTEEVKTMRIAGLLHDLGKLSIPKAILEKPDKLTEREFAIIKQHTYYTYRILEQIDGFEVIAEWAAFHHETLDGTGYPFRVKEESLKLGSRIVAVADVFTALTENRPYRTLLEASQVEKIMRSMVSNRRLDGKIVADLFSNGLEPYSLVQMANKHFSLASA, via the coding sequence ATGGTATATAATATTCATCCCATCAATCTAATAAGAGCATTGTCGCTGGCTTTGGAATTATCGACAGGCGGCTTGTCAAGGCATCACTGGCGGACGGCTATGATTGCCAACCGTATCGCGGAGCAGATACAGCTCGAACCGCTGCAGCGGCAGATTCTGGTGTATGCGGCGCTGCTCCATGATTTGGGGGCGGCATCTAATTGGACGGAAAAAAGAAAAATTCAGGGACTTGAGTATTCCCGGGAGCTATGCAGGCATGCCGAGGCCGGCTATCAGCTGTTGAAAGGCTCGGTGCAATTTGGCATACTGGCTGAGCCAATTCGTTATCATCACGAATGCTGGGACGGTTCCGGTGCCGCCGAACTTGCTGGCAAGAAAATTCCCTTGCTCAGCCGGATGATTAATATAGCTGACCGGGTGGAAATTTTATTGCGGGATGGACAGCCTATCTTTGAGCAGCGCCCTATTATTCTAGCGGCAATCCGTAATTATAGCGGTACGTATTTTGATCCGGAGCTGGTGCGGGCACTCCATGATTTCTCTCAGCAGGAAAGCTTTTGGCTGGATCTTACCAATCCCCAGTACTTTCAAAATTTTTTCCGTAATATGGATGCTTATGGACGAATACGGCTGACGATTGACGATGTTGTCAATATCGCCGAAATTTTTGCTACCATTATCGACAATACCAGCCGGTTCACCGCCAGCCATTCCCGGACGGTTTCCATTGCGGCGGAATATCTGGCCCGGCAGAAAGGCTACAGCACCGAAGAAGTCAAGACCATGCGTATCGCCGGATTGCTGCATGATCTAGGCAAGCTGTCTATTCCCAAGGCGATTCTGGAAAAGCCGGATAAACTGACGGAAAGGGAATTTGCTATTATTAAGCAGCATACCTATTATACTTATCGAATTTTGGAACAGATTGACGGTTTTGAAGTGATTGCCGAATGGGCGGCGTTTCATCATGAGACACTGGACGGGACAGGCTATCCCTTCCGGGTGAAGGAAGAATCGTTAAAGCTGGGATCCCGGATTGTGGCGGTAGCTGATGTGTTTACCGCTCTTACTGAAAATAGGCCCTATCGAACATTGTTAGAGGCTTCTCAAGTGGAAAAAATTATGCGGAGTATGGTGAGCAATCGACGGCTGGACGGAAAAATTGTAGCCGACTTGTTTAGTAACGGCCTGGAACCGTATTCTTTAGTGCAGATGGCCAACAAGCATTTTTCCTTGGCGAGTGCATAG
- a CDS encoding polysaccharide deacetylase family protein — protein MSSLLAASGLEITAPLLLSRSAASQKIPILLYHRVGYTTDQLTVTPERFSNDLALLADYGYQAISLRQFQTFLLGNDADLPEQPVLITLDDGYSDNYENAFPILQNFGISATFFIITGLLWTPGRLTPEQLREMAGSGMCFGSHTVTHRPLATLSSQEAEEELNSSRSTLESILGTPVDTIAYPCGSYNDTIIQIAQNNGYHEGLTVRNGTCSTNSPLFELRRIPVFRYDSGILSVIASRS, from the coding sequence ATGAGTTCGCTGCTGGCTGCCAGCGGACTGGAGATTACCGCACCGCTGCTGCTTAGCAGAAGTGCGGCCAGCCAAAAAATTCCCATTTTATTATATCATCGGGTAGGTTATACGACAGATCAGCTTACGGTTACTCCGGAACGATTCAGCAATGACTTAGCTTTACTGGCTGATTACGGCTATCAGGCCATTTCCCTGCGCCAGTTTCAAACCTTTTTGCTGGGAAACGATGCCGATCTGCCGGAACAGCCGGTATTGATCACTCTGGACGACGGGTATAGCGACAATTATGAGAATGCCTTTCCTATCCTGCAAAATTTTGGCATATCGGCAACTTTCTTTATCATTACCGGTTTATTGTGGACTCCCGGACGGTTAACCCCGGAGCAGCTTCGGGAAATGGCCGGCAGCGGCATGTGCTTTGGTTCGCATACAGTTACCCATCGTCCGTTAGCCACTCTTTCCTCGCAGGAAGCAGAGGAAGAACTAAACAGTTCCCGCTCTACTTTAGAAAGCATTTTAGGAACACCCGTGGATACCATTGCCTATCCCTGCGGCAGCTACAATGACACGATCATCCAAATCGCTCAGAATAACGGCTATCATGAAGGCTTGACAGTACGGAACGGAACTTGTTCCACAAACTCCCCCCTGTTTGAGCTGCGGCGTATACCGGTATTCCGTTATGACAGCGGCATCCTTTCTGTAATCGCCAGCCGCAGTTAA
- a CDS encoding helix-turn-helix transcriptional regulator yields METLGDKIKQLRNKLTQEELAAMLQVDRSTLASWEVNRREPDIATLCRLADFFKVSVDWLVGYEPDKEYTATHPNLFHETPVDYQKKDGVWQKVISVAQKYEFEPDTVCQILEMQGKIMLSLKKAGNNNIS; encoded by the coding sequence ATGGAAACTCTGGGAGATAAAATTAAGCAACTGCGAAATAAATTAACACAAGAAGAATTGGCAGCCATGCTTCAAGTAGATCGTTCGACCCTGGCTTCCTGGGAAGTCAACCGCCGCGAACCGGATATCGCAACACTATGCCGCCTGGCAGATTTTTTCAAAGTAAGTGTTGATTGGCTGGTCGGATATGAGCCAGATAAAGAATATACTGCCACCCACCCCAACCTATTTCATGAAACTCCGGTTGATTATCAAAAAAAGGACGGCGTCTGGCAAAAAGTTATTTCTGTGGCGCAAAAATATGAATTCGAGCCGGACACGGTATGTCAAATTCTCGAGATGCAGGGAAAAATAATGTTGTCTTTGAAAAAGGCTGGAAATAACAATATTTCATAA
- a CDS encoding ATP-binding protein, translating to MAECSGNVVFIPGVKAMEQSEAVSPSAPILSPDEIGQIAIGVIQEIQNPFTVIKGYLQFFKNKPATCRRETRRLLFQEVERMETLLINFILLACDKETDRTRQNLNCLLQQIYPAVQMYAHRNNMVTEMFLSDRLPMIAFNAAEIKHLVMNLVYNGIEAMPAHGRLTVGTAYEHGRVVLFVRDEGSGIPPEEMGKIFNPFYTTKTGSSGLGLAASRSIVARHQGRIEIVANRRAGITVRVLFAENSGIPD from the coding sequence TTGGCGGAATGTTCAGGAAATGTTGTCTTTATACCCGGGGTAAAAGCTATGGAGCAAAGCGAAGCTGTGAGTCCAAGCGCTCCAATTCTATCCCCAGATGAAATTGGTCAAATTGCTATTGGGGTGATTCAGGAGATTCAAAATCCGTTTACCGTCATCAAAGGATATCTGCAATTTTTTAAAAATAAACCGGCAACATGCCGGCGGGAAACCCGGCGGCTGTTATTTCAAGAAGTAGAACGAATGGAAACACTGCTGATTAATTTTATATTACTGGCGTGTGACAAAGAAACCGACAGAACCAGACAAAATCTAAACTGCCTGCTGCAGCAGATTTATCCTGCGGTTCAGATGTATGCGCATCGCAATAATATGGTGACGGAAATGTTTCTTAGTGACAGACTGCCAATGATTGCTTTCAATGCGGCAGAGATCAAACATTTGGTAATGAATCTGGTTTACAATGGGATTGAAGCGATGCCTGCTCATGGTCGGTTAACAGTCGGAACCGCCTATGAGCATGGCAGGGTGGTGCTGTTTGTTCGGGATGAAGGCAGTGGTATACCGCCAGAAGAAATGGGAAAAATTTTTAATCCTTTTTATACGACAAAGACCGGCAGCAGTGGATTAGGACTTGCCGCCAGCCGCAGTATTGTGGCAAGACATCAGGGAAGGATAGAGATCGTAGCCAATAGAAGAGCAGGCATTACCGTTCGGGTTCTCTTTGCGGAAAATAGCGGGATTCCCGACTAG